The Plasmodium knowlesi strain H genome assembly, chromosome: 12 sequence TTTGTGGTGGTTGTTTGGACTTTTATTTTGCATCCTACAAAAAGTGTTTCACTTGTTTATAGGGTTTATATAGCCGTGACGACGCGGCATGGGTATTTCTTGCAATGTAGCATATATTAATATTACAACGGCAGGTCGACTTGCACTTCATCTGGCGCTCCTTTCCGCATGGACGTGGGTATCTCACTGATGAAAAGTTCCAATGGTATATTGTAATTCCGTTCAGTTTTCTCCAAAATTAAAGAAGCCCAAGTAGTGGAAGCCAGGTGTTCGAATTTCATCATGACTGTCATCAAAAGGGCATGGTATAGCACTGTTCCCCCACCCTTCCGCAAATCTTTGCCCTTTTTcgatgtaaaaaatattaacctCATTTGAGAGATTTGCGCAATTTTGTCATCGAAGGGAgggggagagaagaaaagatataaaaaaatatatatatataaaacaaaTAACAAATAACGTACAACAAATAACGTACAAAAAATAacgtataaaaaataaagtataACAAATAacgtataaaaaaataacgtaTAACAGGTAATATAGCATAATTGGAAAATGCATGGACGGAAAGCCAGTAGCTCAAAAGACGAGAAAGCCAAGCtagaaaaaatcaaagaatTAATTCCCCTTGTGAATCActtgataaaaaagaagaatgaaaaagtcTATGATAAAGAATACATCGAGAAGACATCCCTCATTTTGAGGAGGTGCCCTAATGTACAGACTTTGTGGAATTTCAGGAGGGAATATTTTGAGTCTTTGGTAAATTCGGACTCATCAGCTAGCCAAGTGGAGAAAGGTAAGAAAGGGCATACAAAAGAGCAGCGCATATGGAACGTAATCCCGTCTGTGTTATGCGTGCTACATATTGTAGGAGAAAGAAAgataaaggggggggggggaagaattCCCAGTCGAAGGgtgcacacacatgtgtggtAGGCATCATCAATTGAGAAAAGGAGGTTGAATCTTTTCATCACTATACCCGCACATTCTTGTAACATGCCGTATGAACCTCTCTATTCATACTACTAAGGATAAAATACATTATAAAACTCTTCTCTTTGAGGGCATTTTTACCCCCTTTTATAGgcgaagaagaagcagattGCCGAAAAGAGACCTCCCGTGAGGAGCTAAaaattttgatgaaaaatgaaaacaaaatggttgAAGAAATTATGATGAAATTTAACAAGTTCGATGATTTATGGTTTCACAAATTGTggataataaaattttgtctAAAGAATGATCTAATGGATTTTTCTGACCTGATGAATGAGTTAGAATATTGCAAAAACAACTTCAACAAAGACGATAGAAACTTCCACTGTTGGAACTACCGGGCCTATATCATAgcgtgtgtgcatatatatatgaagagGGGGAAGCCTCAGAGCGGGGAAGCTCAAAGTGGGAAAGACAGTTCTGATGAACGTGATCCCTCCTCCACAGAACTTGGAAACCAATTTGACGTCCATAAAGTCAATTACGAGCTGTCGAAAACATTGattgaaagaaatttttccaatttctcCGCCTGGTTTCTGAAATACACCATACGTGAATCCCTAATCTGCAACGAGAACGAGTTAGATTTGATAAAAAGTGCAATTTTCACGGATCCGTTTGATCAAAGTATGTGGGAATTTTATAGAtggtttctttttcaaaagggTAATGACaaggaggaaatatttttcacccTATTGCAAAATAattgcatttatttttttttccaaaatttggTTAAGGCCAATCTATCCAAATCAAAGTGTTacgatgaaaatggaaaggaaataacTGGAGAGTGGGGCAAACATTTCGTAGACCTGAACAACCCTCACGACAGTTTCGAATCCttcgtatattttttcaaaccCACCGATGAAAATATCCTTTTGAATGGGCAAACtacttatttaaaattttgtatattttattataagTATAATCTTCACGATCCAGGGAAGGTGCATTAcggaaaaaatatcctcAGCGATCTAACCAAGTGCCATAACTTTTTAAATGAGGAAGACACATATGAGCACAACATTGTATACCATATCGATTTCAGGAAGTTTTCCCAAAACGAACATTTCAAAATATTACTAGATTATGATAaacaaaggggaagggacGGTAGAATGCATTCCGAGTCCAGTTGCGTTAGCCCCTTCAGTGcgttatataaatatatcaGCCTCTCCAACATATTGTTGAATACAGCCAAGCACATGAATTTCGCTTCATTAAATTTGGAGCTTGAGCAAATGAATGAACTACTACTTTTGGAAAGCACTTGCAAGTTTGCCTTATTTACCAAGTAAGtcaagaggaagaaaattctcTCTTCCTATTAGTTTGCAATCAGTTCGGCGCGCCCATAC is a genomic window containing:
- a CDS encoding geranylgeranyl transferase type-2 subunit alpha, putative, whose translation is MHGRKASSSKDEKAKLEKIKELIPLVNHLIKKKNEKVYDKEYIEKTSLILRRCPNVQTLWNFRREYFESLVNSDSSASQVEKGEEEADCRKETSREELKILMKNENKMVEEIMMKFNKFDDLWFHKLWIIKFCLKNDLMDFSDLMNELEYCKNNFNKDDRNFHCWNYRAYIIACVHIYMKRGKPQSGEAQSGKDSSDERDPSSTELGNQFDVHKVNYELSKTLIERNFSNFSAWFLKYTIRESLICNENELDLIKSAIFTDPFDQSMWEFYRWFLFQKGNDKEEIFFTLLQNNCIYFFFQNLVKANLSKSKCYDENGKEITGEWGKHFVDLNNPHDSFESFVYFFKPTDENILLNGQTTYLKFCIFYYKYNLHDPGKVHYGKNILSDLTKCHNFLNEEDTYEHNIVYHIDFRKFSQNEHFKILLDYDKQRGRDGRMHSESSCVSPFSALYKYISLSNILLNTAKHMNFASLNLELEQMNELLLLESTCKFALFTKLEMLRRLERFDEIFPLLELLKQVDSMRVGYYKDLETDLRIQKKIHDYYEDSKMGDNGDLDLSGFNIDNITYPLMIEAFFIPSINLSNNLLSESYTGKCTVNFLYNLRELNLSHNKIKRLVVLMKNLYNLKLLEKLDVSSNALANLDEDLDKYSFVLLPNLKQINISDSNLSALLNQRYKNMSEINTYKVVHASSRVILSKE